Sequence from the Cuniculiplasma divulgatum genome:
TCTGGGAATACCTCTCGAGACAAATGCGGACGCCCTGAGGATGATCCGGGAAAAATATTCAGCACAGAACCTGGAACTCACGCCGGAACGCATGAAGATGGCAATGCTGCCAAGGAATGCCGAGGCAATAGCAAACCCTGTTGGCACAGCCCCGGGTGTGTTCTTCAATTACCGCGGAGTAAGTATACTGATTCTCCCGGGCGTACCATCCGAGATGAAGGCAATACTGGAATCCATGATCCCAAGAATACGCATTCCAACAGTTCATTATTACGAGGAAAGTGTGGTTCTGCACGGGATCATGGAAAGTGCATTTGCCCCAGTTGTTGCAGATGAGATGAAGAAGGCCGGAGGAAGCGTGTATATCAAGAGCCACCCCTCATCAGCCGAAGTATCTCATCCTGTCCTGGAGATTGAGGTTTCCGGCACAGCCCAGGACGATGCAACCGCAGTTAAAGTGGTGAGAGCAACACTGGAGAGCATAAAGAAGAGGCATCAGGAAATGCTGAATAAAAAATGAGACAATGAAAACGATCAGTGAGCGCCGGGCGGAAATATTGTGTTATCAAAATTCAGGTATCTCCTGTCCTCGAACCGCAGGTAATCCGGATTAACTCCCTTTATCAGAGCCATGAAATATGCCATGTAGTAAAGCGGAACCATTGCAGTTATGGCGTCCGCATAGATATCTCCAGTTTTCTCGAAATCAATCCGGTAATCACCATCGCCATTAACCACAAGGGTCTTCGTGGAAGTATGCCTGCATGCATGGACTATTTCCGCGGTTCTCTCCCTCACTTCGGGTGAATCAACGATTACCACAAGGGAATTTTCGTCCAGAACTGCCGTGCATCCATGGTTGAACTCCTCCAGCTCTATGCCTTCCGCGTGAAGATGGGTCGATTCCTTCAACTTCTGGGCCCCTTCTCTTGCAACAAGATAGTTCGGACCTGCACCAAGTACAAAAATATCCCTTATGCTTGAAAAATTGCCGGATATTTCCTGTGCCTGCTTTTCCAGACGGTTCAGCTCTCTCTCTACAGTGCCGGCCAGTCCCCAGATGTCAAAGTCAAGTGAACCAAAGTGAATTGCCACCTCAAGGGCAGCGAAAGCGTTATCAAAGAAAGCCTTGGTGTTGCACAGAGACATGTCTGGCGAATCGCCTATAACAATGGGGACATCCGCCTCAAGATAAAGGGGGGAGTCCCTGTAATGGGTTACTCCCGCAGTCCTGGCTGTTCTCTTTGCATGCCTTACTGCATCCACAGTTGATTTTGTCTTGCCCGTGTGGGAATACGCCATCACCAGATCCATGGGCTTCCA
This genomic interval carries:
- a CDS encoding nicotinamide mononucleotide deamidase-related protein, with protein sequence MKATILTIGNEILKGRTVNTNFSHIGHVLTFAGYEVFRGLVVRDDPSEIAWGITQATGFSDLVVTSGGLGPTFDDMSVKAIADALGIPLETNADALRMIREKYSAQNLELTPERMKMAMLPRNAEAIANPVGTAPGVFFNYRGVSILILPGVPSEMKAILESMIPRIRIPTVHYYEESVVLHGIMESAFAPVVADEMKKAGGSVYIKSHPSSAEVSHPVLEIEVSGTAQDDATAVKVVRATLESIKKRHQEMLNKK
- a CDS encoding SIS domain-containing protein translates to MTDDLPELRKGHPYVMYDMLKSSAHGIRNTIDIMERLDYSFLGKNLFVTGNGTAYHAAAIGSGILTEHGRQWYPVQAFELEKYWKPMDLVMAYSHTGKTKSTVDAVRHAKRTARTAGVTHYRDSPLYLEADVPIVIGDSPDMSLCNTKAFFDNAFAALEVAIHFGSLDFDIWGLAGTVERELNRLEKQAQEISGNFSSIRDIFVLGAGPNYLVAREGAQKLKESTHLHAEGIELEEFNHGCTAVLDENSLVVIVDSPEVRERTAEIVHACRHTSTKTLVVNGDGDYRIDFEKTGDIYADAITAMVPLYYMAYFMALIKGVNPDYLRFEDRRYLNFDNTIFPPGAH